Proteins found in one Candidatus Neomarinimicrobiota bacterium genomic segment:
- a CDS encoding TonB-dependent receptor — translation MISKTTALVLFLAVCAAGQTYSIEGVVADPDGRPLVEVHVTLIPGWHTTLSDENGRFVFPDLATGAYSLRLQYIGFETETVENVTVVNQAVDLGTVRLTVRVLEAVEDVVVTATRSQQRSYNLAEAVNIVSRREIAERNAKTSAEALREEPGIAVQKTNHGGGSAIIRGFSSNQILILVDGVRLNNSTFRLGNHQYLTTVDNQMLERIEVVRGPTSVLYGSDAMGGTVNLITRLPATGGNSIHVRRRLLTRLASADQEKTVRAEISLHGNRFAFQSGFSSKNIGDLRRGTSSRHRELENSTNGLMQTPSGFASQDFDSKLVYRPSAMSRVIVAYQTSRQQNVPRYDKYENDSYQLWVYHPQRRDLAYLVYDRQIDGRFINAFKTTVSSHRQAEGREIQKSIHSSLTREKDDVLTYGFAAQMNAAFPKHQIIFGTELYADQVSSTRTMDDGETELRGRYPDGATYSSMGFYLQDEISISNRLTSRVGLRSSSHSARFPQSEADDLFFNEEYSQTFTALTGSITSIFRLDDNVSANFNVAQSFRAPNLSDLAKLGESKGDIYEIPNAQLKPERVINYEAGIKFFGSRIRSSVSAFYSAITDLITSADALYLGESTINLDGETYRIKSKQNSGRAFIRGLEASADFQLTDSIILRTNITSCYGHNSSAGEPVGGIPPAFGLVGIRRNFHRFHLDGFARFAGKQSRLSSDDLDDPRIPQGGTPAWVTINARGGLDISSSLSVQMALENVTDLNYREHGSGINGPGRNFIITLQWRN, via the coding sequence TTGATCAGCAAGACCACAGCGCTTGTTCTCTTTCTGGCGGTCTGTGCGGCGGGACAGACCTATTCCATTGAAGGCGTCGTTGCAGACCCGGACGGACGTCCCCTCGTGGAAGTCCACGTCACGCTCATACCGGGCTGGCACACCACACTCAGCGATGAGAACGGCAGGTTCGTCTTTCCCGATCTCGCTACCGGCGCATATTCCCTGAGACTCCAGTACATCGGCTTTGAAACCGAAACGGTTGAAAATGTGACTGTCGTGAATCAGGCAGTCGACCTTGGGACAGTCAGACTGACGGTCCGGGTGCTCGAAGCAGTGGAGGATGTAGTGGTTACGGCCACCCGCTCACAGCAGCGGAGCTACAATCTTGCGGAGGCAGTCAACATTGTATCCAGAAGAGAGATTGCGGAACGGAATGCGAAAACTTCCGCCGAAGCGCTGCGGGAAGAACCCGGCATAGCCGTCCAGAAGACGAACCACGGCGGCGGATCAGCTATCATCAGGGGATTCAGCTCAAATCAGATCTTGATTCTGGTGGACGGCGTCAGGCTCAACAATTCCACCTTTCGATTGGGTAACCATCAATACCTGACAACCGTCGATAACCAGATGCTGGAGCGGATCGAAGTTGTCCGCGGACCGACGTCAGTTCTGTACGGCAGTGACGCTATGGGAGGTACCGTCAATTTGATTACGCGACTACCAGCAACCGGAGGGAACTCCATCCATGTGCGCCGCCGGCTGTTGACCCGCTTAGCGTCGGCGGATCAGGAAAAGACGGTGCGGGCTGAAATCTCACTCCATGGAAACAGGTTCGCGTTCCAGTCCGGTTTTAGCAGTAAGAACATAGGCGATCTACGCCGCGGCACCAGCAGCCGTCACCGCGAACTGGAAAACTCTACAAACGGCCTCATGCAGACGCCCAGCGGCTTCGCGAGCCAGGACTTCGATTCGAAACTCGTCTACAGACCGTCAGCTATGAGCAGGGTAATCGTCGCCTATCAGACGAGTCGGCAGCAAAACGTTCCCCGCTATGACAAATATGAGAACGACAGTTATCAACTGTGGGTATATCACCCTCAAAGGCGTGATCTCGCCTACCTTGTGTACGATCGCCAGATCGACGGTAGATTTATCAACGCGTTCAAGACCACAGTCTCTTCCCATCGGCAGGCGGAAGGGCGAGAGATTCAGAAGAGCATTCACTCCTCTCTCACCCGCGAAAAGGACGATGTCCTCACTTACGGTTTTGCCGCACAAATGAATGCTGCATTCCCCAAGCATCAGATTATCTTCGGCACCGAACTCTATGCCGATCAAGTGTCCAGTACGCGCACCATGGATGATGGAGAAACAGAACTGCGCGGGCGCTATCCTGACGGCGCAACTTATTCAAGCATGGGCTTCTACCTCCAGGACGAAATCAGTATCAGCAACCGCCTCACCAGCCGCGTTGGCCTGCGCAGCAGTAGTCACAGCGCTCGCTTCCCGCAATCTGAGGCGGATGATCTTTTCTTCAATGAAGAATACAGTCAGACTTTTACAGCACTGACAGGAAGCATCACGTCGATCTTTAGATTGGATGATAACGTTTCCGCGAATTTCAACGTGGCACAATCGTTCCGGGCACCAAACCTGAGCGATCTCGCGAAGTTAGGCGAATCGAAGGGAGACATCTACGAAATCCCCAATGCACAGCTGAAGCCTGAGAGAGTGATCAATTATGAAGCAGGGATAAAGTTCTTCGGTTCAAGAATTCGCTCCAGCGTTAGTGCTTTCTATTCAGCGATCACGGACCTTATTACCAGCGCCGACGCCCTCTACCTCGGTGAATCCACTATTAATCTCGATGGGGAGACCTACAGGATCAAGTCGAAGCAGAATAGTGGGCGCGCTTTCATTCGTGGTCTAGAAGCATCGGCTGACTTCCAACTGACTGACAGCATCATCTTACGCACAAACATAACGAGTTGCTATGGTCACAACAGTTCCGCCGGTGAACCTGTAGGCGGTATCCCGCCTGCCTTTGGCTTGGTGGGCATAAGACGGAATTTCCACCGTTTCCATCTGGACGGTTTCGCCCGCTTTGCCGGAAAGCAGAGCAGGCTCTCTTCTGATGACCTGGACGATCCGAGGATTCCCCAGGGGGGTACCCCGGCCTGGGTCACCATCAATGCGAGGGGTGGTCTGGATATCTCATCTTCTCTCTCCGTTCAGATGGCGCTGGAAAATGTCACTGATCTCAACTATCGCGAACACGGTTCAGGAATCAACGGTCCTGGGAGGAACTTCATCATCACTCTTCAGTGGAGGAATTAG
- a CDS encoding aminotransferase class V-fold PLP-dependent enzyme: MDRSRRAFVKKLGLTLTGGLYGIDHLRASQPFNEALPVSSSKDLWSDIQSQFLFDPGITYMNTGTEGSAPKPVFDDYVRILKQFTTSPTQATFHDDDLNYFQENNREKVAQFVGAEKDEIVLTGNTTMGINTVLFGLDYAPGDEIITTLHDHIAEISPSKVLRERRDVKFTQLELGSPARSKDEIIRLFERAITNSRFRPKVLLICHINFTTGLRMPVKELCQLARKHDMISIVDGAHALGMLKLDLHDMGCDFYSTAGHKWLNCVPGTGVLYMKGGEANTRNLWPVLSEFYDFRDEDGNLYDIATQMQLRGQNDTPAYMAMVSAIRFQKEIGIGTIEGRILELNNYLRQRIVDTWGKESLLAPPPGAEELSSGMASFIPSSSPPKRYDKEFITAIPEKLSDEYGIWIRYVDFFARRNHMRRGKKTYVLRVSTHIFNDTDQIDRLIEAVEAVA, from the coding sequence ATGGACAGATCAAGAAGAGCGTTTGTGAAGAAACTCGGACTCACCCTGACCGGAGGACTCTACGGCATCGATCACCTCCGAGCCTCTCAACCGTTCAATGAAGCATTGCCCGTTTCATCCTCGAAAGATCTGTGGTCTGACATTCAGTCCCAGTTTCTCTTCGATCCCGGTATCACCTACATGAACACAGGCACTGAGGGGTCCGCTCCCAAGCCGGTCTTTGACGACTATGTGCGCATCCTGAAACAGTTTACCACCAGTCCCACGCAAGCGACTTTCCACGATGATGACCTCAATTATTTCCAGGAGAATAATCGGGAAAAGGTGGCACAGTTCGTGGGTGCCGAGAAAGATGAGATCGTCCTGACAGGCAACACCACCATGGGCATCAATACGGTACTGTTTGGATTGGACTACGCTCCCGGTGATGAGATTATCACCACGCTGCACGATCACATTGCGGAGATTTCGCCTTCCAAAGTTCTGCGGGAAAGGCGGGATGTGAAGTTCACTCAACTTGAGCTCGGATCACCGGCGCGGAGCAAGGATGAAATCATCCGCCTTTTTGAGCGCGCCATCACGAACAGCCGTTTTCGCCCCAAGGTACTGCTCATCTGTCACATCAATTTCACCACGGGACTGCGAATGCCTGTGAAAGAGCTGTGTCAGCTTGCCCGCAAGCACGACATGATTTCGATAGTCGACGGCGCCCATGCCCTCGGCATGCTGAAACTCGATCTGCACGACATGGGGTGCGACTTCTACTCCACCGCCGGACACAAATGGCTCAATTGTGTCCCCGGTACCGGCGTACTCTACATGAAAGGAGGAGAAGCTAACACGCGTAATCTGTGGCCGGTCCTTTCAGAGTTCTACGACTTTCGCGATGAGGACGGCAACCTGTACGATATTGCCACTCAGATGCAGCTGCGGGGTCAGAACGATACGCCCGCCTACATGGCTATGGTTTCAGCCATCCGGTTTCAAAAGGAGATAGGAATCGGCACTATCGAAGGACGAATTCTCGAACTCAACAACTATCTGCGGCAGCGGATTGTAGATACGTGGGGGAAGGAAAGTCTCCTGGCGCCACCACCCGGGGCCGAAGAACTGTCATCGGGCATGGCGAGCTTCATCCCGTCAAGTAGTCCACCAAAGCGGTATGACAAAGAGTTCATTACGGCGATCCCCGAAAAGCTCTCCGATGAGTACGGCATATGGATCAGGTACGTCGATTTTTTTGCCAGACGAAATCATATGAGACGCGGCAAGAAGACTTACGTACTGCGCGTTTCCACGCACATCTTCAACGATACGGACCAGATTGATCGCTTGATCGAAGCCGTTGAAGCAGTCGCGTAG